A single genomic interval of Pyrobaculum arsenaticum DSM 13514 harbors:
- a CDS encoding transcription factor S translates to MRFCPNDRSILVPKKKGDKTVLVCPKCGYEEEASQDVKSRYQSKMTVENKNPVVVVAGNEVNLPKVKTRGCPKCGHDEAYFWVQQTRAADEPPTRFYRCTKCGHTWREYE, encoded by the coding sequence ATGAGGTTCTGTCCAAATGACAGGAGCATTCTAGTACCAAAGAAGAAAGGAGACAAAACAGTATTGGTATGTCCCAAGTGCGGGTATGAGGAAGAGGCGTCGCAAGACGTCAAGTCGCGCTACCAGAGCAAGATGACCGTTGAAAACAAAAACCCGGTAGTGGTGGTGGCCGGCAACGAGGTAAACTTGCCTAAGGTCAAGACGCGGGGATGCCCCAAGTGCGGCCACGACGAGGCGTATTTCTGGGTCCAGCAGACCAGGGCTGCGGACGAACCCCCCACCCGCTTTTATCGTTGCACCAAATGTGGCCACACTTGGCGCGAGTACGAGTAG
- a CDS encoding molybdopterin molybdotransferase MoeA, with protein MRYLSGLNPVAKVAEVLPLVKRVDQVEKVATWDAVGRVVAKDVTAPHDYPPLPRASYDGYAVNSEATPGRFRVVGTVLVGQYRRDIEVKPGEAVYVTVGAFLPEGADAVVPEEAVEREGDFVVVKSRFEKYANVDPPGSYVRKGTVMASQGTVLTPFDVVGLLDVGITAVYAYRRLRVGIIATGDELIVPPIDPEVATELVLKGKVIESTASLVAWYIDTYMPYVKVEERVVTGDKHEEVRFYVDKFLENYDAVIITGGAGPSEIDHFYKLGFSGLRGFRMKPGRPTSVAVINGKPVFGLSGYPISALHGVIRIVEPVLRHMANVTRPPGSGWVYATMAQDVQGEMAQIVRVKLEISEGELLARPIKAKHHSFTEPETCGVALIPPGGTKKGDVVPVLVFRDVRKL; from the coding sequence ATGAGGTATCTCAGCGGCCTTAATCCTGTGGCGAAGGTTGCAGAGGTGTTGCCTCTGGTGAAAAGAGTAGACCAAGTAGAAAAGGTGGCCACGTGGGACGCCGTCGGCAGAGTTGTTGCAAAGGACGTAACAGCTCCTCACGACTATCCCCCGCTTCCCAGGGCTTCCTACGACGGATACGCTGTTAACTCAGAGGCGACGCCTGGCAGATTCAGGGTAGTGGGCACAGTCCTGGTAGGTCAGTATCGGAGAGATATCGAAGTTAAGCCTGGGGAGGCTGTGTATGTAACAGTCGGCGCATTTCTCCCAGAGGGGGCCGACGCCGTGGTGCCCGAGGAGGCTGTGGAACGTGAAGGAGACTTCGTGGTAGTAAAGTCAAGATTTGAGAAGTACGCCAATGTAGACCCACCGGGGTCCTACGTGCGGAAGGGAACAGTCATGGCGAGTCAAGGTACCGTGCTGACCCCCTTTGACGTGGTCGGCCTTCTAGATGTTGGGATAACCGCAGTTTACGCGTACAGGAGGTTGAGAGTGGGCATAATCGCCACGGGGGACGAGCTTATAGTTCCGCCAATTGACCCAGAAGTGGCAACTGAGCTGGTTTTGAAAGGGAAGGTAATTGAGTCGACAGCATCTCTAGTGGCGTGGTACATTGATACATACATGCCATATGTGAAGGTAGAGGAAAGGGTGGTGACAGGCGATAAGCACGAAGAGGTGCGCTTCTATGTAGACAAATTCCTAGAAAATTACGATGCTGTGATAATCACCGGCGGCGCAGGGCCAAGTGAAATTGACCACTTCTACAAGCTGGGGTTCAGCGGTCTGAGAGGGTTTAGAATGAAGCCGGGTAGGCCGACCAGCGTTGCCGTGATCAACGGGAAGCCTGTCTTCGGCCTCTCTGGCTATCCCATTAGCGCTCTACACGGCGTCATAAGAATAGTAGAGCCCGTGTTGCGCCACATGGCTAACGTGACGAGACCGCCTGGTAGCGGATGGGTATACGCCACGATGGCTCAAGACGTCCAGGGAGAGATGGCCCAGATAGTCAGAGTGAAGCTGGAGATAAGTGAGGGGGAGTTATTAGCCAGGCCGATTAAGGCGAAACACCACTCATTCACAGAGCCTGAGACGTGTGGTGTGGCGCTAATACCGCCTGGAGGAACGAAAAAGGGCGACGTGGTGCCGGTGTTGGTATTTCGCGACGTCAGGAAGCTCTAA
- a CDS encoding RNA-protein complex protein Nop10, translating to MRSLLRRCTACGRYTLSKEKCPQCGGPVKVPHPPKFSPEDKYQKYRIVQKLLQGKIQVKEEVREKILQELTTIPGI from the coding sequence ATGAGGAGCCTGCTAAGGCGGTGTACTGCTTGCGGAAGGTATACTCTTTCAAAGGAGAAGTGCCCCCAATGCGGGGGCCCGGTCAAGGTGCCTCACCCTCCAAAATTCTCCCCAGAAGACAAATACCAGAAATATAGAATTGTGCAAAAGCTTTTGCAGGGAAAAATACAGGTTAAAGAAGAGGTTAGGGAAAAGATACTCCAGGAACTTACGACGATACCTGGTATATAA
- a CDS encoding geranylgeranylglyceryl/heptaprenylglyceryl phosphate synthase → MNLYEYLSQGIKHFTLIDPDKSVDYLRIARYALEAGTDGILVGGSLGITASQMEKVVKDIKSVANVPVVLFPGSLSQLTDAADGVLFLSVLNSLDPYFIIGAQVHGAVLIAKHYPRLEVISTAYVIVGDGGAAGFVSMSKPIPYTRPDIATAYALAAGYIGFKALYLEAGSGAPQPVPPDMVRAVRKAFPRVLIVGGGIRSSEVARSIAREGPNVIVTGTLAEESPEKLGEIVRAIKQR, encoded by the coding sequence ATGAATCTCTATGAGTATCTCTCACAAGGCATTAAGCACTTTACGTTAATAGACCCCGACAAATCTGTCGATTATCTCAGAATTGCAAGGTACGCATTGGAGGCGGGAACAGACGGCATCCTAGTAGGCGGCTCCCTCGGAATTACGGCGAGCCAAATGGAGAAAGTAGTAAAAGATATCAAAAGTGTTGCAAATGTACCTGTGGTTCTTTTCCCGGGCTCTCTGTCGCAATTAACCGACGCGGCGGATGGGGTGTTATTCCTCAGCGTATTGAATTCCCTTGACCCCTATTTCATAATAGGTGCACAGGTTCACGGCGCGGTTCTCATAGCTAAGCACTATCCTCGGCTAGAAGTAATATCTACGGCGTATGTGATAGTAGGCGACGGCGGCGCCGCCGGCTTTGTTTCTATGAGCAAGCCAATTCCCTACACTAGGCCGGACATCGCAACGGCGTACGCCCTTGCTGCAGGATACATAGGGTTTAAAGCCCTCTACCTAGAGGCGGGGAGCGGGGCGCCGCAACCTGTGCCGCCCGACATGGTAAGAGCTGTGAGGAAAGCCTTTCCACGGGTGCTCATAGTAGGCGGGGGGATAAGGAGTAGCGAGGTGGCGAGGAGCATAGCCCGCGAGGGGCCTAACGTGATCGTAACGGGGACTCTTGCCGAGGAGTCGCCGGAAAAACTCGGCGAAATAGTGCGCGCAATTAAGCAACGCTAG
- a CDS encoding 50S ribosomal protein L39e, with the protein MARNKPLGKKLRLGAALKSNRNPPVWVVAKTKRRVTRSPTRRHWRRVKLKA; encoded by the coding sequence ATGGCTAGGAACAAGCCTCTTGGTAAGAAGCTGAGGCTCGGAGCTGCCTTGAAGTCTAATAGAAACCCGCCTGTATGGGTGGTGGCTAAGACAAAGAGGCGAGTCACTAGATCTCCTACGCGTAGGCACTGGCGCCGAGTCAAGTTAAAGGCCTAG
- a CDS encoding DNA-binding protein — protein sequence MAEGEIEDRELEELRRKKLEELQKKAELERQAQIAAAQRRMALKRILTPEALARLDNIRIVRPELAEALEQQIIALASSGRVKVPIDDNTLKKILEAVYSQTRKEYKFRL from the coding sequence ATGGCTGAGGGTGAGATCGAGGACAGAGAACTAGAGGAACTTCGCCGGAAGAAGCTCGAGGAGTTACAAAAAAAGGCGGAACTAGAGCGGCAAGCTCAGATTGCTGCTGCCCAGAGGAGAATGGCCTTGAAGAGAATACTAACGCCCGAGGCTCTGGCTAGGCTTGACAATATTAGAATAGTGAGGCCGGAGCTGGCAGAGGCGTTGGAGCAACAGATAATAGCCTTAGCCTCGTCGGGGAGGGTAAAGGTGCCTATAGACGACAACACTTTGAAAAAGATACTCGAGGCGGTGTACAGCCAGACAAGAAAAGAATACAAATTCCGGCTATAA
- the priS gene encoding DNA primase catalytic subunit PriS, protein MITEVFFRNFYRNYAKFDVVSVERREFAFQPFGGGMVRHKSFNSVDELRRYIVEKTPKHIYHSVAYYERPGEEDMDRKGWLGADLVFDIDGDHLNTEACKGSAVVSLRCLEDAKEETNKLIDILVRELDLRPTRIVFSGNRGFHIHITSEEVLKLGTKERREVVNFIKGVGFDPSRFEVKLGRRRVKLYEEEPVGSLLRVRQAVENPDTLRVEIDEVVTQDIHRLIRLPGSLNGKTGLVAMPLELKDLERGVENIVERAIAFRKGNLKFRFEKPLIGEVLFEKIEARAGDLKILPAHVAIYLELQEFGKIYD, encoded by the coding sequence GTGATAACAGAGGTATTTTTCCGCAACTTTTACAGAAACTACGCAAAGTTCGACGTAGTATCTGTGGAAAGGAGAGAATTCGCCTTTCAACCCTTCGGCGGAGGGATGGTTAGGCACAAATCTTTCAATTCTGTGGATGAGCTTAGGAGGTACATCGTGGAGAAAACCCCGAAGCATATCTACCACTCAGTGGCGTACTACGAAAGGCCCGGCGAGGAGGATATGGACCGGAAGGGATGGCTCGGCGCCGATCTCGTATTTGACATCGACGGCGACCACCTCAACACCGAGGCTTGTAAAGGCAGTGCGGTGGTGTCCTTACGTTGCCTCGAAGACGCCAAGGAAGAGACCAACAAGCTGATAGACATCCTTGTGCGCGAGCTCGACCTCAGACCAACCCGAATAGTATTTTCTGGGAACAGGGGCTTCCACATTCACATCACAAGCGAGGAGGTTCTAAAGCTGGGGACCAAGGAGAGAAGAGAAGTCGTTAATTTCATAAAGGGCGTCGGCTTCGATCCCAGTAGGTTTGAGGTGAAGCTAGGTAGAAGGAGAGTGAAGCTCTACGAGGAAGAGCCGGTGGGTAGCCTCTTGAGAGTGAGACAAGCGGTGGAGAACCCCGACACGCTGAGAGTCGAAATAGACGAAGTAGTGACTCAGGACATCCACCGCCTCATAAGATTGCCCGGCTCTCTCAACGGGAAGACAGGACTCGTGGCCATGCCTCTGGAACTGAAAGACCTAGAAAGAGGCGTTGAGAACATCGTCGAACGCGCCATTGCGTTTAGGAAAGGCAATTTAAAATTCAGATTTGAAAAGCCGCTTATTGGTGAGGTGCTCTTCGAAAAAATAGAGGCCCGTGCGGGGGATCTGAAAATTTTGCCAGCCCACGTGGCAATATATTTAGAACTCCAAGAGTTTGGGAAAATATATGATTGA
- a CDS encoding translation initiation factor IF-2 subunit alpha, with protein sequence MKLVKKDFPDVGELVIGTVKKLAEHGAYVYLDEYDLEAFAPTQEIIQSWFHSIRDYVKEGNKTVFKVISVNPRMRVVEVSLKRVRVDEKEKKLLLYRHRVRTLKLLEIAVKRLNKPPEEALKVLWYLEEQFGDPFKVFEDVVKIGPHVLDDLELDPKLKEAIIELATQQITLPPTKISGIIKAVSVDGDGVEKIKAALEELAKTLQEKYPQVSTKIYVIGPPRYRIDMVGQAPKQVESAFTEVGNMLQTLQKKYKIIATIQRLEQ encoded by the coding sequence GTGAAGTTGGTAAAGAAGGACTTTCCTGATGTGGGAGAGCTGGTTATTGGCACTGTGAAGAAACTAGCTGAGCACGGCGCCTACGTGTACCTCGATGAGTACGACCTCGAGGCTTTTGCTCCAACGCAGGAGATAATCCAGTCTTGGTTCCACTCTATAAGAGATTACGTAAAGGAGGGCAACAAGACGGTCTTTAAGGTTATTAGCGTAAATCCCCGGATGAGAGTTGTTGAGGTGTCTCTTAAGCGTGTGAGAGTAGACGAGAAGGAGAAGAAGCTTCTCCTGTACCGCCACAGGGTGAGGACACTGAAACTTTTAGAAATAGCGGTAAAGAGGCTTAACAAGCCTCCAGAGGAGGCATTGAAGGTGTTGTGGTATCTGGAGGAGCAGTTCGGAGACCCCTTCAAGGTGTTTGAAGACGTGGTAAAGATTGGGCCCCACGTGCTAGACGACCTCGAGCTAGACCCCAAGCTAAAGGAGGCAATAATCGAGCTGGCAACTCAACAAATTACACTACCGCCTACCAAAATTTCCGGGATTATAAAAGCCGTAAGCGTCGACGGGGATGGCGTAGAGAAAATAAAAGCCGCCCTGGAAGAGCTGGCGAAGACATTGCAAGAGAAATATCCACAAGTATCTACCAAAATATACGTTATAGGCCCCCCTCGGTATAGAATAGACATGGTTGGCCAGGCGCCGAAGCAGGTGGAGTCGGCCTTTACAGAAGTTGGAAATATGCTACAGACATTGCAGAAGAAATATAAAATCATCGCGACGATACAGCGACTTGAACAATGA
- a CDS encoding 50S ribosomal protein L44e: MKFPKSVNMYCPRCNAHTKHSVSNYHAGQRRTLAEGQRRYERKLKGYGSTPKPKQKRFAKVNKKVTLVFTCSKCGYKQVKTLKRMKKVELV; the protein is encoded by the coding sequence ATGAAGTTTCCCAAGTCGGTTAATATGTACTGCCCCCGTTGCAACGCCCACACTAAGCACAGCGTCTCTAACTACCATGCAGGTCAGAGAAGGACCTTAGCCGAGGGGCAACGAAGATATGAGAGAAAGCTAAAGGGCTACGGCTCCACGCCGAAGCCCAAACAGAAGAGGTTCGCCAAGGTGAACAAGAAAGTTACACTTGTATTTACATGTAGCAAATGTGGCTACAAGCAGGTAAAAACGCTAAAAAGAATGAAGAAGGTAGAACTGGTATAA
- a CDS encoding STT3 domain-containing protein: MDRREKLLVTVPALIAAFAIALYMRMYRVFAWGWWLDEFDPYIRYYLAKYTLEHGPGWWWSGAHFTQFWYPFGVDWGKVLLPGTSFYGLFTYFLLSPFGVDLWHAVIAAPAIMNALAVFSMFYLGYRIGEELGIPNGGLRVGLAASLLVAIMPAYIERGSATWFDDEPISLFLIPLGLALLIDGLRRPWLGAAAGAALGYIAWTWGAHFYIWNLVGLYAVVLPTYYFLKLAFARSERPSKVGKRQPAPQPLSLPFNTRNFFVSYALFYVVYAAFVATIPRYGVSSLLSAFNILPTFGLFVALATWLLDSRLGVTRTTQMLRRYVWLLVGAAALGIVLLLVAIATGQIGGKFLATLLPVGRSAIVASVAEHSTTQFIQVLIRYGPILPFIVVSIPHLFATGGLMALTYLVTGGYASATMVRLLVLLAPVAAVTAAVGIVKLVNNRRLGYLALLASAISLIILTNSSFGIASQPTQIVTSAVGAVSDDFLDALMWLKTRLPAYEPVASWWDYGYWISIIGNKTSLADNSTINATQIGMIGLGMMAPPQIGTKIFADNFHTKYILAIMPYAVYPINLQQYGTVPVLVHEYPPGGDFLKSYWMTRIALENVAAARAILGAPAGVSADDFIYTRVMSYPGPPPANYAYFTIGQSYYPVPISLNRTLYTMLFSKVRLFPIYGNDSQYLSWIFEGVHTGVGFTSFRSLKLVGGNVYLPVDLTQKLQGIATYVMQGWTQGGVDVVVDPLTGKTERIPYITVVPQNLRPVYVSKPYGWVVIYQVSS; this comes from the coding sequence ATGGATAGGAGGGAGAAGCTTCTGGTTACGGTTCCGGCCCTTATTGCCGCCTTCGCTATTGCGCTATACATGAGGATGTATAGAGTTTTTGCATGGGGATGGTGGCTTGACGAGTTTGACCCCTATATCCGCTACTATTTGGCCAAGTACACACTTGAGCACGGGCCTGGCTGGTGGTGGAGCGGCGCCCACTTTACGCAGTTCTGGTACCCCTTCGGCGTAGATTGGGGAAAAGTCCTTCTGCCCGGTACCTCGTTCTATGGGCTTTTCACGTACTTTCTCCTGAGTCCTTTCGGAGTTGACCTATGGCACGCGGTTATCGCCGCGCCGGCTATCATGAACGCCTTGGCTGTATTCTCCATGTTTTACCTTGGCTACAGGATAGGGGAGGAGCTGGGTATTCCAAATGGCGGGCTGAGAGTAGGCCTCGCCGCGTCGCTCCTTGTCGCCATAATGCCGGCTTACATAGAGCGAGGCTCTGCTACGTGGTTTGATGACGAGCCGATTAGCCTGTTCCTAATACCCCTCGGCCTCGCGCTGTTGATAGACGGTTTGAGGCGGCCGTGGTTGGGGGCGGCGGCGGGGGCCGCCTTGGGCTACATCGCATGGACTTGGGGAGCTCACTTCTATATCTGGAACTTAGTGGGCCTATACGCCGTTGTCCTCCCAACTTACTACTTCCTAAAACTTGCCTTTGCGAGAAGCGAGAGGCCCTCAAAGGTTGGAAAGCGGCAGCCGGCTCCCCAGCCGCTGAGCCTCCCCTTCAACACAAGAAACTTCTTCGTATCCTATGCTCTGTTCTACGTGGTCTACGCCGCGTTCGTGGCTACTATCCCCCGCTACGGGGTCAGCAGTTTGCTGAGCGCATTTAATATCTTGCCCACCTTCGGCCTATTCGTCGCTCTTGCCACCTGGCTCTTGGACTCAAGGCTAGGCGTAACCCGAACAACGCAGATGCTGAGAAGGTACGTATGGTTGCTCGTGGGCGCTGCGGCTCTGGGCATAGTCTTGTTGTTAGTGGCCATAGCCACTGGGCAAATAGGCGGCAAGTTCTTGGCCACTCTTCTCCCAGTTGGGCGCTCAGCGATTGTAGCAAGCGTCGCCGAGCACAGCACTACCCAATTTATCCAGGTCCTCATTAGATACGGCCCCATCCTGCCCTTCATAGTAGTCTCTATTCCCCACCTCTTTGCCACTGGCGGCCTAATGGCGTTGACGTATTTAGTAACCGGGGGATACGCCTCGGCCACTATGGTGCGTCTTTTGGTGTTGCTGGCGCCGGTGGCAGCAGTGACGGCAGCTGTGGGAATAGTTAAGTTAGTAAATAATAGAAGGCTTGGCTATCTTGCCCTACTTGCATCGGCTATCTCGCTTATCATACTTACAAACTCATCGTTTGGGATCGCCTCGCAACCAACCCAGATCGTCACTTCAGCTGTAGGCGCAGTAAGCGACGACTTTCTCGACGCGTTAATGTGGCTTAAGACTAGGCTACCTGCCTACGAGCCTGTGGCGTCTTGGTGGGACTACGGCTACTGGATATCCATAATTGGGAATAAGACAAGCCTGGCGGACAACTCTACTATCAACGCCACCCAGATCGGGATGATCGGTCTCGGCATGATGGCGCCGCCGCAGATCGGCACTAAAATATTCGCCGACAACTTCCATACCAAGTACATACTGGCCATAATGCCCTACGCCGTGTATCCCATAAACCTGCAACAGTATGGGACCGTCCCTGTGCTCGTACACGAATATCCCCCCGGCGGCGACTTTCTCAAATCGTACTGGATGACGAGGATAGCTCTTGAAAACGTGGCGGCGGCTAGGGCTATTTTAGGCGCGCCGGCTGGAGTCTCCGCAGACGACTTTATATATACAAGGGTCATGTCTTACCCCGGCCCCCCGCCGGCTAACTACGCCTACTTCACCATAGGCCAGAGCTATTATCCTGTACCCATTAGCCTAAACAGGACTCTATACACAATGCTGTTCTCCAAGGTGAGGTTGTTCCCAATCTACGGCAACGATTCACAGTACCTTTCCTGGATTTTTGAGGGGGTACACACTGGTGTTGGTTTCACCTCGTTTAGAAGCCTAAAATTAGTTGGAGGCAACGTCTATCTCCCTGTAGATCTGACCCAGAAACTCCAGGGCATCGCGACCTACGTCATGCAAGGCTGGACACAGGGCGGTGTCGACGTGGTTGTAGATCCGCTGACCGGCAAGACGGAGCGCATACCCTATATCACAGTGGTGCCCCAGAATCTGAGGCCTGTCTACGTCTCGAAGCCCTACGGCTGGGTTGTTATATACCAGGTATCGTCGTAA
- a CDS encoding 30S ribosomal protein S19e → MPSVKDVPADLLIGELARYIKENVPQVKPPVWAPFVKTGANKERPPDTPDWWYIRAASIIRKLYLYGPVGVGSLRTAYGYRAKIGDKTRPERTRKAGGAVIRKILQQLEQAGFVAKTKKGRVLTPEGRSLVDRIVAKIAKELVKTRPELAKYLAPPKE, encoded by the coding sequence ATGCCTTCGGTCAAGGACGTGCCCGCGGATTTGCTAATAGGCGAGCTGGCGAGGTACATAAAGGAAAATGTGCCTCAGGTAAAGCCACCTGTGTGGGCCCCCTTTGTGAAAACTGGAGCAAATAAAGAGAGGCCGCCTGATACTCCAGACTGGTGGTACATAAGGGCGGCGTCTATTATCAGAAAGCTGTACCTATACGGGCCCGTCGGGGTTGGAAGTCTGCGCACGGCTTATGGCTACAGAGCTAAGATTGGCGATAAGACGAGGCCTGAGAGGACTCGGAAGGCCGGCGGGGCCGTAATAAGGAAAATTCTCCAGCAACTAGAGCAGGCCGGCTTCGTAGCCAAGACGAAGAAAGGGAGGGTTTTAACCCCGGAGGGGAGGTCACTTGTAGATCGAATAGTGGCTAAAATCGCAAAGGAGCTCGTGAAGACAAGGCCGGAGTTAGCCAAATATCTAGCCCCGCCCAAAGAGTAA
- the pcn gene encoding proliferating cell nuclear antigen (pcna), protein MSKQVLTYIDAKEFAYIIDSVSVIVEEASFVLRQDGLHLRALDVSRTAMVDLSIPKEAFEEFPEVDELRFGFNFKDLKKLLRRVKKGDKISIEFEEGRARIKLIGKATRSITVPSIEILSEDLPTPKVVYTAMVKTASDVLASAVKDADAVADEAKFDASEEALVISASSDKGEVEVRLDKNSELVYEFDVKEPASARFSLEYLLDITSKTSKISDMVTIELATAKPLLLTFDIPAGGRISYYIAPRVE, encoded by the coding sequence ATGTCTAAACAGGTGCTGACCTACATCGACGCGAAGGAGTTTGCTTACATAATAGACTCCGTGTCGGTCATTGTGGAGGAGGCTAGCTTTGTCTTGAGACAAGATGGCCTCCACCTCAGAGCGTTGGACGTGTCGCGGACTGCGATGGTAGACCTTTCAATTCCAAAAGAGGCGTTTGAGGAATTTCCTGAAGTAGACGAGTTGCGGTTCGGTTTTAATTTTAAGGATTTGAAGAAGCTACTAAGGCGGGTTAAGAAGGGCGATAAGATTTCTATCGAGTTTGAAGAGGGGCGGGCTAGGATTAAGCTAATTGGCAAGGCCACTAGATCTATAACGGTCCCATCCATCGAGATCCTCAGCGAGGACCTCCCAACTCCCAAGGTGGTCTACACAGCTATGGTAAAGACGGCAAGTGATGTGTTAGCATCGGCTGTAAAAGATGCTGATGCGGTTGCAGACGAGGCGAAATTCGACGCAAGTGAAGAGGCCCTTGTAATAAGCGCATCAAGCGACAAGGGCGAAGTGGAGGTAAGGCTTGACAAAAACAGCGAGCTTGTTTACGAATTTGACGTGAAGGAGCCGGCCTCTGCGAGGTTTTCCCTAGAATATCTTCTGGATATCACGAGCAAGACTTCAAAGATCAGCGATATGGTGACCATAGAGCTGGCCACAGCAAAGCCGCTTCTCCTAACCTTCGACATCCCTGCCGGGGGGCGGATTTCTTACTACATAGCACCAAGAGTAGAGTGA
- a CDS encoding 30S ribosomal protein S27e has product MPVKFGKVLIPQPRSKFVKIRCPDCGNEQVTFSHAAMVVRCLVCGRVLAQPTGGKAKFAGHIVKILE; this is encoded by the coding sequence ATGCCAGTTAAATTCGGCAAAGTTCTAATACCACAGCCACGGTCTAAGTTTGTAAAAATCAGGTGTCCAGACTGTGGTAACGAACAAGTCACCTTCAGCCACGCGGCCATGGTGGTGAGGTGTTTGGTATGCGGCAGAGTCCTCGCCCAGCCAACCGGCGGCAAGGCGAAATTCGCCGGCCACATCGTGAAAATACTAGAGTAA
- a CDS encoding Fis family transcriptional regulator: MRITRALWARLTGKPLALCDIGDVDGVASAALFKRRYPHGVVVLMGPNDVRKWWVRALRWDFVADLPCPGKARVRADHHITNKPCAEEEYYDPNAPAAAVLAAKALGLEGDPVARELVEAAVQTDTANVSDRRVMLLDLAVRYASEEEKYTVVNMLAEKGLAALDTEPLKMLAERGLARHGLVLKIADALPRTDVLTIYVPTRLGISYRMLAIELQKRGTQFVNVLVKRGWRGFRLYCGANRDSGYNCAELAAKFGGGGHKFAAGAHIKAPLFKPDAPIWNLVNITRPKALYVITKCDTSICVQEWAPSRSHERREILRIEDVRAAEGRSHIA, from the coding sequence GTGAGGATTACAAGGGCGTTGTGGGCTAGGCTTACAGGTAAGCCGCTGGCGTTGTGCGACATAGGGGATGTAGATGGCGTGGCATCCGCGGCGCTGTTCAAAAGGAGGTATCCACACGGCGTAGTTGTACTAATGGGACCCAATGATGTGAGAAAATGGTGGGTGCGGGCTTTAAGATGGGATTTCGTGGCCGACCTCCCATGTCCAGGCAAGGCGAGGGTTAGGGCTGACCACCACATCACAAACAAGCCGTGCGCCGAAGAGGAGTACTACGACCCCAACGCCCCGGCCGCGGCCGTATTGGCAGCAAAGGCGCTGGGCCTTGAGGGAGATCCCGTGGCGAGGGAGTTGGTCGAAGCGGCCGTCCAAACTGATACCGCGAATGTCTCCGATAGACGCGTAATGTTGCTAGACCTCGCTGTGCGCTACGCAAGCGAGGAGGAGAAGTACACCGTAGTAAACATGCTCGCAGAGAAGGGGCTTGCGGCGCTGGACACAGAGCCGCTGAAAATGCTAGCAGAAAGAGGACTAGCGAGACACGGCTTGGTTTTAAAAATTGCAGACGCCTTACCTCGCACCGATGTTTTGACCATCTACGTCCCCACTAGACTTGGGATATCTTACCGCATGCTGGCAATAGAGCTTCAAAAACGGGGGACGCAGTTCGTCAACGTCCTCGTCAAGAGGGGGTGGAGGGGCTTCAGGCTGTACTGCGGCGCAAATAGAGACAGCGGCTACAATTGCGCCGAGTTGGCCGCCAAGTTTGGAGGGGGCGGTCACAAGTTCGCCGCAGGCGCTCACATTAAGGCCCCCCTCTTCAAGCCCGATGCGCCGATCTGGAACTTAGTCAATATTACAAGGCCAAAGGCGCTTTATGTGATAACAAAATGCGACACCTCAATATGCGTTCAAGAGTGGGCGCCGAGCCGGAGCCACGAGAGGAGGGAAATTTTAAGGATAGAGGATGTCAGAGCCGCTGAAGGCCGCTCACACATCGCTTGA